One genomic segment of Mytilus galloprovincialis chromosome 5, xbMytGall1.hap1.1, whole genome shotgun sequence includes these proteins:
- the LOC143077041 gene encoding coadhesin-like, with the protein MQLLGKMLGDVTGPSNYNYGKVWLSKVNCTGGERQLALCQHAPWGKQQCNNANVNIACNNETWDLGDIRINSGRLEIFHAFEWGTVDSRNFDDYAATVACRQLEYSSGISLGNIVRSGRGKIWLDDIKCTGEESKLTDCVIEKWGTRNYPHSNDVGIGCSNDSTIVDGRWLSWTNWIGCSKSCGNGLRTRSRTCNNPPPSNGGLPCKGDTLEAELCNKISCPVVNGNWSVWTQWTDCSMSCGNGFQTRSRRCNDPSLSNIRFSCHGDTFEAKLCNKIECPVIGGNWSSWTNWTDCSRSCGNGIQRRSRRCDGGFLCQGDAMETQLCNKKSCPVDGSWGPWSIWNTCNVTCGGGTQWRSRHCDNPSPLYGGSNCGTGSYDFIDCNTDNCLVDGSWGPWSIWNTCNVTCGGGTQLRSRHCDNPTPRYGGSDCGTDNYDFNNCNTENCPGLESSAERIGMYFSHVGVGAGCIGVTVVGVLVCKYVAARRRTQNKDNSYTTTLSTARRAEIPGRSDDCVVYHNDGHDDDYKDEGLMYETIQ; encoded by the exons atGCAATTACTTGGCAAAAT GCTTGGGGATGTAACAGGACCAAGCAATTATAATTATGGAAAAGTATGGTTGAGCAAAGTAAACTGCACTGGAGGAGAAAGACAGTTGGCTTTATGTCAACATGCCCCATGGGGAAAACAGCAATGCAACAACGCTAACGTTAACATAGCTTGCAATAACGAAACTTGGG ATTTAGGTGATATTAGAATAAACTCTGGTAGACTTGAGATATTTCACGCCTTTGAATGGGGTACAGTAGATTCTCGAAACTTTGATGATTATGCTGCCACGGTAGCATGTAGACAACTTGAGTACAG cTCTGGAATATCCTTAGGGAATATAGTACGTAGTGGCAGGGGAAAGATTTGGCTGGATGATATAAAATGCACTGGCGAAGAGAGTAAACTAACTGATTGTGTTATTGAAAAATGGGGAACTAGAAATTATCCTCATAGTAATGACGTAGGAATTGGATGTAGTAACGACAGTACAA TCGTAGATGGTAGATGGCTATCATGGACAAATTGGATTGGATGTAGCAAGAGTTGTGGCAATGGGCTTCGGACAAGGTCTCGAACATGTAATAATCCTCCCCCGTCTAATGGTGGTTTGCCATGCAAAGGTGATACACTAGAAGCAGAACTTTGTAATAAGATATCATGTCCAG ttgtaaatGGTAACTGGTCTGTGTGGACACAATGGACAGACTGTAGCATGAGTTGTGGCAACGGCTTTCAGACACGATCCCGTAGATGTAATGATCCATCTCTGTCTAATATTCGTTTTTCATGCCATGGTGATACATTTGAGGCAAAACTTTGTAATAAGATAGAATGTCCTG TTATTGGTGGTAATTGGTCATCATGGACAAATTGGACTGACTGTAGCAGGAGTTGTGGCAATGGAATTCAGAGACGATCCCGTAGATGTGATGGTGGTTTTTTATGCCAAGGTGATGCAATGGAAACACAGCTATGTAATAAGAAATCATGTCCAG TTGACGGAAGCTGGGGTCCCTGGTCAATTTGGAATACTTGCAACGTGACATGTGGTGGAGGAACACAATGGAGATCTCGTCACTGTGATAACCCTTCCCCATTGTATGGTGGCTCTAATTGTGGAACTGGCAGCTATGATTTCATCGACTGTAATACTGACAACTGTCTTG TTGACGGAAGCTGGGGTCCCTGGTCAATTTGGAATACTTGCAACGTGACATGTGGTGGAGGAACACAATTGAGATCTCGCCACTGTGATAACCCTACCCCACGGTATGGCGGCTCTGATTGTGGAACAGACAACTATGATTTTAACAACTGTAATACTGAAAATTGTCCTG GATTGGAATCCAGCGCAGAACGAATTGGCATGTATTTTAGTCATGTAGGTGTGGGTGCTGGATGCATTGGGGTAACTGTCGTGGGTGTGCTGGTGTGCAAATATGTTGCTGCACGCAGAAGGACACAAAATAAAG ATAACTCGTACACAACTACACT GAGTACAGCCAGAAGAGCAGAGATACCAGGTCGATCAGACGATTGCGTCGTTTACCACAATGATGGCCATGATGATGATTATAAAGATGAAGGTCTGATGTATGAGacaatacaataa